In Phacochoerus africanus isolate WHEZ1 chromosome 2, ROS_Pafr_v1, whole genome shotgun sequence, one DNA window encodes the following:
- the MAGEL2 gene encoding MAGE-like protein 2, which translates to MSQLSKNLGDSSPPAEAPKPPVYSRPTVLMRAPPASSRAPPVPWDPPPIDLQASLAAWQAPQPAWEAPQGQPPAPVAPMAQPPALGAPMVQAPPLGGPMGKPPTPGVLMIHPPPPGAPIPQPPTPGVLMMHPSAPGAPMAHPPPPGTPMAHPPPPGTPMAHPPPPGTPMAHPPPPGTPMVHPPPPGTPMAHPPPPGTPMAHPPPPGTPMAHPPPPGTPMAQPPAPGVLMAQSLTPGVLMVQPPAPGAPMAQPPPPAALMAQPPPPVAPMAKPPGPGVLMIHPAGSRAQITQPPATGAPMVQPAAPPAQPMASWAPQAQPLILQIQSQVIRAPPQVPQGPQAPPAQLATPPGWPATSPGWQAPPQGWQATPLGWQATQVTWQAPTIAWQAPPPVRQGPPPIRPGPPPIRPGPPPVRQAPPPIRQAPPLIRQAPPPIRPAPQVLATPPPLWQALPPPPPLRQAPQARLPTPQLRAAPQVRAIPPIRAAPQVPTAPPAPQMPTAPPAGPQAPQPVMPAPLPAPLSAPQAAHCPPIIWQAPKGQAPVPHEMPSSMEFQEVQQAQALAWQAPKAPGHFWQPLPTQEAQRQAPSLVQLEQPFQGAPTSQKALQIQLPTQQAQPSGSQAELPSLQLQPSWQGPPAALQGQPGAPLAGANFPMGSAKSLMTPSGESRASSIDRRTSSKERRTSSKEKERRAPSKDRMIFGGTFCLPRALPGALPTPWKNLPATSETFTATPRVFPSTSQFQPSSSNAFKGPSSTSDTPKSLPLALQDPFACIEALPAIPWVPQPNVNASKASRAVPTILMATAAAPKAMATTQEASKTSDEPPRRSGKATRKKKHLNTEEEGSGQMLTMRHWQAPRHWESLDLSDWEVQTPVQVLGDWEGPSTSRGLSGWEGPSTSRILSGWEGPSTSWALSAWEGPSTSRALGLWESPVSPPSLIISELPNLAQGFSATQDDPKLETQPLSPLDERANALVQFLLVKDQAKLPIKRSEMVRFIIREYKDECLEIISRASHKLECIFGYQLKEIDPKTHSYIIVNKGQKGDSAAPYFDRPKLGLLMVVLSLIFMKGNCVRQDLIFNFLYKLGLDVRETHGLFGNTRKLITEVFVREKYLEYRRIPFTEPAEYEFLWGPRAFLETSKMLVLKFLARLHKKDPRCWPAQYYEALAECESEDLDEDEPGPGDNADDPTSSPPPH; encoded by the coding sequence ATGTCGCAGCTAAGTAAGAATTTGGGTGATTCGAGTCCCCCGGCGGAGGCCCCTAAGCCTCCGGTCTATAGCCGCCCTACGGTTCTGATGCGGGCCCCGCCTGCCTCCTCCCGGGCTCCGCCAGTCCCTTGGGATCCACCTCCAATTGATTTGCAGGCTTCACTGGCCGCTTGGCAGGCACCTCAGCCTGCCTGGGAGGCCCCGCAGGGCCAGCCGCCTGCCCCCGTGGCTCCGATGGCCCAACCTCCAGCCCTTGGGGCTCCGATGGTCCAGGCTCCCCCTCTGGGAGGGCCGATGGGCAAGCCTCCGACTCCCGGAGTCCTGATGATCCATCCTCCCCCTCCGGGAGCCCCGATACCCCAGCCTCCGACTCCGGGAGTCCTGATGATGCATCCTTCGGCTCCCGGAGCCCCCAtggcccaccctcctcctccgGGGACCCCAATGGcccaccctccccctcctggGACCCCGATGGCGCATCCTCCCCCTCCTGGGACCCCAATGGcccaccctccccctcctggGACCCCGATGGTCCATCCTCCCCCTCCTGGGACCCCGATGGCGCATCCTCCCCCTCCGGGGACACCGATGGCTCATCCTCCCCCTCCGGGGACCCCGATGGCCCATCCTCCGCCTCCTGGGACGCCGATGGCCCAGCCTCCAGCTCCAGGAGTCCTGATGGCCCAGTCTCTGACGCCGGGAGTCCTGATGGTCCAGCCGCCTGCACCAGGAGCACCGATGGCCCAGCCTCCACCCCCCGCAGCGTTGATGGCCCAGCCTCCGCCTCCAGTAGCCCCGATGGCCAAGCCTCCAGGTCCTGGAGTCCTGATGATCCATCCTGCAGGCTCGAGAGCTCAGATCACCCAGCCTCCAGCTACAGGAGCACCGATGGTACAGCCGGCAGCCCCACCTGCGCAGCCGATGGCTTCCTGGGCCCCACAGGCTCAGCCCCTGATACTTCAGATCCAGTCACAGGTTATAAGGGCTCCTCCGCAGGTTCCCCAGGGCCCGCAAGCCCCGCCGGCGCAGCTGGCCACACCCCCGGGCTGGCCAGCCACCTCGCCGGGCTGGCAGGCCCCGCCGCAAGGCTGGCAGGCCACGCCCCTGGGCTGGCAGGCCACACAGGTCACCTGGCAGGCTCCCACGATTGCCTGGCAGGCTCCTCCACCTGTGCGCCAGGGGCCACCACCCATCCGCCCTGGCCCTCCGCCCATCCGTCCAGGTCCCCCACCTGTgcgccaggccccgcccccaatCCGCCAGGCACCACCACTGATCCGCCAGGCACCACCACCCATCCGACCTGCCCCACAGGTCCTGGCCACCCCACCACCTCTCTGGCaggccctgccacccccaccccctctgcgGCAGGCCCCGCAGGCTCGGCTGCCCACCCCACAGTTGAGGGCAGCCCCGCAGGTACGAGCAATTCCACCAATTCGGGCGGCCCCGCAGGTGCCAACTGCCCCACCAGCACCGCAGATGCCCACTGCACCTCCTGCTGGCCCGCAGGCACCCCAGCCTGTGATGCCAGCCCCTCTGCCGGCGCCACTGTCGGCCCCACAGGCTGCGCACTGCCCACCCATCATTTGGCAGGCCCCAAAAGGACAAGCCCCGGTGCCACATGAGATGCCGTCGTCGATGGAGTTCCAGGAAGTGCAGCAagcccaggccctggcctggcAGGCTCCAAAGGCCCCGGGGCACTTCTGGCAGCCTCTGCCCACCCAGGAGGCCCAGAGGCAGGCCCCCTCACTGGTTCAGCTGGAGCAGCCCTTTCAGGGGGCCCCCACCTCCCAAAAGGCCCTGCAAATCCAGCTACCCACCCAGCAGGCCCAGCCCTCGGGCTCGCAGGCAGAGCTGCCATCCCTGCAACTCCAGCCCTCCTGGCAGGGCCCCCCCGCAGCCCTGCAGGGCCAGCCCGGAGCACCCTTAGCGGGAGCAAATTTTCCCATGGGCTCCGCTAAATCATTGATGACTCCATCAGGAGAATCCAGGGCCTCATCTATAGACCGAAGGACCTCTTCAAAAGAGCGTAGGACCTCTTCAAAGGAAAAGGAGCGCAGGGCTCCTTCGAAGGACCGCATGATCTTTGGAGGCACTTTTTGTCTTCCCAGAGCATTGCCAGGTGCCCTGCCAACTCCCTGGAAAAACTTGCCTGCCACATCAGAGACCTTCACTGCCACCCCAAGGGTCTTTCCATCTACCTCCCAGTTCCAGCCTTCCTCTTCTAATGCCTTTAAGGGTCCATCTTCCACCTCAGACACCCCAAAGTCACTGCCACTTGCTCTGCAGGATCCATTTGCCTGCATTGAGGCCCTGCCTGCCATCCCCTGGGTTCCACAGCCCAATGTGAATGCCTCAAAGGCATCCAGGGCAGTGCCCACCATCCTGATGGCGACAGCAGCTGCCCCGAAGGCGATGGCCACCACTCAAGAGGCATCAAAGACCTCCGATGAGCCTCCGCGGCGCTCAGGCAAGGCCACCCGGAAGAAGAAGCATCTGAACACGGAAGAGGAAGGCAGTGGCCAGATGCTGACCATGCGTCACTGGCAGGCCCCCAGGCACTGGGAAAGTCTGGACTTGAGTGACTGGGAGGTTCAAACCCCAGTCCAGGTTCTGGGTGACTGGGAGGGTCCGAGCACTTCCCGTGGCCTTAGTGGCTGGGAAGGTCCTAGTACCTCCAGGATCCTGAGTGGCTGGGAAGGGCCCAGCACTTCCTGGGCCCTGAGTGCCTGGGAGGGACCAAGCACCTCAAGGGCCCTGGGTCTCTGGGAAAGCCCAGTTAGCCCTCCCTCCTTGATCATCTCTGAGCTCCCTAATCTTGCTCAGGGATTCAGTGCCACCCAGGATGATCCCAAGCTGGAGACTCAGCCACTGTCTCCCTTGGATGAGAGGGCAAATGCACTGGTGCAGTTCCTCTTGGTCAAGGACCAAGCCAAGTTGCCCATCAAGCGTTCAGAGATGGTGAGGTTCATCATCCGTGAATATAAAGATGAGTGCTTAGAAATCATCAGCCGTGCCAGCCACAAGCTGGAGTGTATCTTTGGTTATCAATTGAAGGAAATTGATCCCAAAACCCACTCTTACATTATCGTCAACAAGGGGCAGAAGGGTGACTCAGCAGCACCCTATTTTGACAGGCCCAAGCTAGGCCTCCTGATGGTGGTCCTGAGCCTTATCTTCATGAAAGGCAACTGTGTCAGACAGGACCTGATCTTTAATTTTCTGTACAAGTTAGGGTTGGATGTCCGGGAGACTCATGGTCTCTTTGGAAACACAAGGAAGCTCATCACCGAAGTGTTTGTGAGGGAGAAGTACCTAGAGTACAGGAGAATCCCCTTTACTGAGCCAGCGGAATACGAGTTCCTCTGGGGCCCCCGGGCATTCCTCGAAACCAGCAAGATGCTTGTCCTGAAGTTTTTGGCCAGGCTCCATAAGAAAGATCCACGGTGCTGGCCAGCCCAGTACTATGAAGCCTTGGCTGAGTGTGAGTCTGAAGATTTGGATGAGGATGAGCCTGGCCCCGGTGATAATGCAGATGACCCCAccagcagcccccctccccactaA